From Verrucomicrobia bacterium S94, the proteins below share one genomic window:
- a CDS encoding PAS domain S-box protein, translating into MGKGSSIHPSPKSRGDRFLMAWFISLYYLLFGVVWISCSDMIAATVATSEEQLKTFSLIKGWLFIGITAVLLWILLKKETGKISVQQKQIEETAVHLKTAQSIAHLGSWELSGEENRLIWSESVYDLFGLPFEEEPTVESSMEVVHPDDRDSVIQSFQASLKSCSPHDVVHRIIRPDTGETRYMHEYCEHVLRPDGTILKTIGTVRDVTDQEVQKQLLEERELKYRSLVEDTPVMLCNFSPDGTILFVNRAYGAYFGTDAQALIGSSFIDILPEEHREQLRDRIQSLTPADPLLVNEHPVQCPSGEVAWHRWTHRALFDDSGILQSCQSFGEDITGQRNNLMELNLNRKLLNDVVSAVPGLMWLKDENGIYLFCNPRFEELYGQEKEQIVGRTDYDFVDKETADLFRHYDQKVVETGSVSVNEELLTFASDGHQELLETIKTPMYDDDGRLIGILGMSRDITDRKRVEEQIANHQKELEEEVLERTKELRTIVNAMAGRENRMAELKAINKTLCSQLEAAGIVPDVTDPLQQFRADNPDEGQI; encoded by the coding sequence ATGGGTAAAGGGAGTTCAATTCATCCGTCTCCGAAAAGTAGAGGGGACCGGTTTTTAATGGCCTGGTTTATCAGCCTGTATTATCTGCTGTTCGGGGTGGTATGGATTTCCTGTTCGGACATGATTGCGGCGACGGTTGCTACCTCCGAAGAGCAACTGAAAACCTTTTCTCTTATCAAAGGCTGGCTTTTTATCGGGATTACAGCGGTGCTGTTATGGATTCTGCTTAAAAAAGAAACCGGCAAAATCAGCGTTCAACAGAAACAGATAGAGGAAACTGCCGTACATCTGAAAACCGCCCAGTCTATTGCGCATCTCGGCAGCTGGGAACTTTCCGGAGAGGAGAACCGTCTGATCTGGTCCGAGAGTGTGTATGATCTGTTCGGCCTTCCTTTCGAGGAAGAGCCTACTGTGGAATCGTCTATGGAAGTGGTTCATCCGGATGACCGCGATTCGGTTATCCAGTCTTTTCAGGCGTCGCTGAAATCCTGCAGTCCCCATGATGTGGTGCATCGGATTATTCGGCCGGATACCGGTGAAACCAGATATATGCACGAATACTGCGAACATGTACTTCGGCCCGACGGCACGATATTGAAAACGATAGGTACAGTTCGGGATGTGACCGATCAGGAGGTTCAGAAACAGCTGCTGGAAGAGCGTGAGTTGAAATATCGTTCGCTGGTTGAGGATACTCCGGTAATGCTCTGCAATTTTTCGCCGGATGGAACCATCCTTTTTGTAAACCGGGCCTACGGCGCGTATTTCGGAACAGATGCCCAGGCGTTGATCGGCTCCTCGTTCATAGATATTCTTCCGGAGGAGCACCGGGAGCAGTTGAGGGATAGAATCCAGTCGCTGACACCGGCGGATCCATTGCTGGTGAATGAGCATCCTGTACAGTGCCCGTCCGGGGAAGTTGCCTGGCACCGCTGGACCCATCGGGCTCTGTTTGATGATTCCGGAATACTGCAGTCCTGTCAGTCGTTCGGTGAGGATATTACCGGGCAGAGAAATAATCTGATGGAGCTCAACCTGAACCGGAAACTGCTGAACGATGTGGTCAGCGCGGTTCCCGGCCTGATGTGGCTTAAGGATGAAAACGGGATCTATCTGTTCTGTAATCCAAGGTTTGAAGAACTGTACGGTCAGGAGAAAGAACAGATTGTGGGTCGGACCGATTATGATTTTGTTGATAAGGAGACGGCTGACCTGTTCCGCCACTATGATCAGAAAGTAGTAGAGACGGGGAGTGTATCGGTGAACGAAGAACTGCTGACGTTTGCCTCGGACGGTCATCAGGAGCTGCTGGAAACGATCAAGACGCCGATGTATGATGACGATGGTCGGCTCATTGGAATTTTAGGCATGAGTCGGGATATCACTGACCGCAAGCGGGTGGAGGAGCAGATCGCTAATCATCAGAAGGAACTGGAAGAAGAGGTTCTGGAACGTACGAAAGAACTCCGCACGATCGTTAATGCTATGGCCGGCCGGGAAAACCGTATGGCGGAGCTGAAAGCCATTAATAAAACGCTGTGCAGTCAGCTCGAAGCTGCCGGAATTGTTCCGGACGTTACAGATCCGCTGCAGCAGTTTCGTGCCGATAATCCGGATGAAGGGCAGATATGA
- a CDS encoding PAS domain S-box protein: MMPSGRSIMQLPLIHGRSVDSILSGMATSEREKRENFRFLCPSTRLFPALLLSGLCVCYPLGAKAYSIQKHTISQAGYHEANKFLDEWFSVPLYLQISAAEPFESHAETTFGEYISGHRLWLPLLSAIILLLSTSILIVFYLNRRLRINRARLDLALSAGGIGVWDLDLEKDRLIWDDRMFEIFGVDRKDFDETYSSGLKYLHPADLEKSSREFIDRCNSNESFKTSYRIKRPDGQVRHIAVYGKVVESARGKAQRVIGCNQDITDRLRNEQALDSFFEQSTNLHLIAGLDGTIQRMNTGWEAVLGQTTEELEGSRFFDLVHPDDLDATVHEMIRLSAGESVDRFENRYRHSNGEYRTIEWASVATAEDGLVFAAAKDITDRKRAEQLAQAALDALSANIAILDHEGRFLAVNRMWKSFAEKNGSAPESYAVGSSYLSFCKAAVGDDAEEANRFADGLQSVLSGETSSFSMEYSFVLEEELVWFVVNVTAFPEEDDSRIVVAHTDITARKRAEFAEKESQERYRALYENAPICYQSLREDGTILDVNPAWLRHLGYEHEEVVEKWFGDFLHPDSLPDFKANFSKFKGCGHIDGIDYLVLHKAGNVCRIRIEGCIGYHPDGRFKQTYCVFQDITEQYEAIEALRRSEQEFRMLAETLPLGIYFSRTEDQVCDYLNPAFTEITGYTMAEVPAVDKVFQKIYPDAEYRDSVRDEWRRRVAASDESGQGVEPLETEVTRKDGSSRTVEWGQVRVGGKEYIFGRDLTEQKKARSAMEEYTRSLERFNRASTGRELRMVELKEEINSLRRKLGQDEIYTICKRK; encoded by the coding sequence ATGATGCCGTCAGGCAGAAGCATAATGCAATTACCGTTGATACACGGACGTTCGGTCGATTCGATCCTTTCCGGTATGGCGACGAGTGAACGGGAAAAGCGTGAAAATTTTCGATTCCTCTGTCCGTCCACCCGCCTTTTCCCGGCACTCCTGCTTTCGGGGTTATGCGTTTGTTATCCCCTCGGGGCAAAAGCGTACAGCATTCAGAAACACACGATTAGTCAGGCGGGTTATCACGAAGCAAATAAATTTCTGGATGAATGGTTTTCTGTTCCGTTGTATCTTCAGATCAGTGCGGCGGAACCGTTTGAATCCCATGCGGAGACTACGTTCGGCGAATATATTTCGGGACACCGGTTATGGCTGCCGCTCCTGTCCGCAATTATACTGCTGCTTTCAACGTCAATCCTGATTGTATTTTACCTGAATCGACGGCTGCGGATCAACAGAGCTCGTCTTGATCTTGCGCTGTCGGCCGGCGGCATCGGGGTGTGGGACCTTGATCTGGAAAAAGACCGATTGATCTGGGATGACCGGATGTTTGAGATTTTCGGTGTGGATCGCAAGGATTTTGATGAAACCTATTCATCCGGGTTGAAATATCTCCATCCTGCCGACCTTGAAAAGTCTTCCAGGGAATTTATTGATCGTTGTAATTCCAATGAATCATTTAAAACTTCATACCGTATCAAGCGTCCGGACGGGCAGGTTCGTCATATTGCGGTATATGGTAAGGTGGTCGAATCGGCCCGGGGAAAAGCGCAGCGTGTGATCGGTTGCAATCAGGACATTACGGACCGGTTGCGGAATGAACAGGCACTGGACAGTTTTTTCGAGCAGTCGACCAATCTGCATCTGATTGCCGGTTTGGACGGTACGATTCAGCGGATGAATACCGGCTGGGAAGCTGTGCTGGGTCAAACGACGGAAGAACTGGAAGGAAGTAGATTTTTCGATCTGGTGCATCCTGATGATCTGGATGCAACCGTGCACGAAATGATACGGTTGTCGGCCGGAGAAAGCGTGGATCGTTTTGAAAACCGTTACCGGCATAGTAACGGGGAGTACCGGACCATAGAGTGGGCTTCGGTGGCTACGGCAGAAGACGGTCTGGTTTTTGCCGCCGCGAAGGATATCACCGATCGTAAAAGAGCGGAACAGCTGGCGCAGGCCGCTCTGGATGCGCTGTCGGCAAATATCGCGATTCTGGACCACGAAGGACGATTTCTTGCAGTAAACCGTATGTGGAAAAGTTTTGCGGAGAAAAACGGTTCCGCGCCGGAAAGCTATGCGGTTGGATCCTCTTATCTTTCATTCTGTAAGGCTGCCGTCGGCGATGATGCTGAAGAGGCGAACCGTTTTGCTGATGGGCTCCAGTCTGTGCTGTCCGGGGAAACGTCATCCTTTTCAATGGAGTATTCGTTTGTGCTGGAGGAGGAGCTGGTCTGGTTTGTGGTTAATGTTACGGCTTTTCCGGAAGAGGATGATTCGCGGATCGTTGTGGCTCATACGGATATCACCGCCCGTAAACGCGCGGAATTTGCAGAGAAAGAGAGTCAGGAACGGTACCGGGCATTGTATGAAAATGCGCCGATCTGTTATCAGTCGCTCCGGGAAGACGGCACGATTCTGGATGTCAACCCGGCCTGGCTGCGGCATCTTGGATATGAACATGAGGAAGTGGTTGAAAAATGGTTCGGGGATTTTCTGCATCCGGATTCCCTTCCGGATTTTAAGGCGAATTTTTCAAAATTCAAAGGGTGCGGTCATATCGACGGAATCGATTATCTGGTCCTTCATAAAGCAGGAAATGTCTGCCGCATCCGGATCGAAGGCTGTATCGGGTATCATCCGGACGGCCGTTTCAAACAGACCTATTGTGTGTTTCAGGATATTACCGAACAGTATGAGGCGATCGAGGCGCTGCGGCGCAGTGAGCAGGAGTTCAGAATGCTGGCGGAAACGTTGCCGCTGGGGATCTATTTTTCGAGAACGGAGGATCAGGTTTGTGATTATCTGAATCCGGCGTTTACCGAGATTACGGGGTATACCATGGCGGAGGTACCTGCCGTTGATAAGGTTTTTCAGAAGATTTATCCCGATGCTGAGTATCGGGATTCGGTCAGAGATGAATGGCGCCGGCGTGTTGCTGCATCGGACGAATCGGGGCAGGGGGTTGAACCGTTGGAAACGGAGGTGACCCGGAAAGACGGCAGCAGCCGAACTGTGGAGTGGGGACAGGTTAGAGTCGGGGGAAAAGAATATATTTTCGGCCGAGATCTGACGGAACAGAAAAAAGCCCGATCCGCGATGGAGGAATACACCCGTTCGCTGGAGCGGTTCAACCGGGCGAGCACCGGCCGGGAGCTGCGGATGGTGGAGCTGAAGGAAGAAATCAATTCGCTGCGTAGAAAACTGGGGCAGGATGAGATCTATACGATTTGTAAAAGAAAATAA